The following coding sequences lie in one Streptomyces lydicus genomic window:
- a CDS encoding PP2C family protein-serine/threonine phosphatase, translating to MTTTQPAQGVTAAAASRRGTRDHNADGWAIHTYPVAELTAAVVVDGIGNSPEVAELSQLAAHVAARVGVRKGRMAGLLAAAELYNDPGATVVEPDAVAVLALAEPGEGTLLSWVGDCRAWGFDGRQLRQYTTDHSMGEHLRYNGGKWIDLAKARLHDNWVLATLGRAVVASVCQVDIPDPLVVLTSDGVHDSLDEEELDGLVHAHPDDPQALADALTTAARADKKGYRDDATAVVLRHHC from the coding sequence ATGACGACGACTCAGCCCGCACAAGGGGTCACCGCCGCAGCCGCCAGCCGGCGCGGCACCCGGGACCACAATGCCGACGGATGGGCCATCCACACCTACCCGGTGGCGGAGTTGACAGCTGCGGTGGTGGTGGACGGCATCGGGAACTCCCCCGAGGTGGCTGAACTCTCCCAGCTCGCGGCCCACGTGGCCGCCCGGGTCGGAGTCCGCAAGGGCCGGATGGCCGGCCTCCTCGCCGCAGCGGAGCTGTACAACGATCCGGGCGCCACGGTCGTCGAGCCAGACGCGGTCGCCGTCCTCGCTCTGGCCGAGCCGGGCGAGGGCACACTCCTCTCGTGGGTCGGCGACTGCCGGGCCTGGGGCTTCGACGGCCGGCAACTCAGGCAATACACCACCGACCACTCCATGGGCGAACACTTACGCTACAACGGTGGCAAGTGGATCGACCTGGCGAAGGCGCGGCTGCACGATAACTGGGTGCTGGCGACTTTGGGCAGGGCGGTCGTGGCCAGCGTCTGCCAGGTGGACATCCCCGACCCACTGGTGGTCCTCACCTCTGACGGCGTGCACGATAGCCTCGACGAGGAGGAACTCGACGGCTTGGTCCACGCCCACCCTGATGACCCGCAAGCCCTGGCGGACGCCCTCACCACCGCCGCACGGGCCGACAAGAAGGGGTATCGGGACGACGCCACCGCGGTCGTCCTGCGGCACCACTGCTGA